One window of the Nodosilinea sp. PGN35 genome contains the following:
- a CDS encoding NAD(P)/FAD-dependent oxidoreductase → MQTVSRPDPAVTAQDPALEDSSPAVAVPPVTPGKHQVVIIGGGFGGLYAAQHLGRADVEVTLIDKRNFHLFQPLLYQVATGGLSPGDIASPLRGVLSAQKNTRVLMGEVTDINPDGQVVNLKDGRWVPYDSLIVATGMSHFYFGRDDWADVAPGLKTVEDALEMRRRIFAAFEKAENATDSDLRQTLLTFLIVGGGPTGVELAGSLAELAYHTMRNDFRHIDTTAARIVLVEGMDRVLPPFPTELSARARTDLDNMGVEVMTQTLVTDIQGHDITLKQGDEMTTLQAGTVLWAAGVRDPGMGKILADRTGVERDRAGRVIVSNDLSLPSHSNIFVVGDLAHFAHQGDGSASPEGNRPLPGVAPVAMQEGKYVARLIQKQLKNDTLPPFEYKDTGSLAVIGRHAAVVNLPWGKLTGFFAWFVWLFVHIFYLIEFDNKLMVMIQWAANYLTRKQGSRLITEKVFEKGDAPAPASPG, encoded by the coding sequence ATGCAGACTGTCTCCCGCCCTGACCCAGCCGTTACGGCCCAAGATCCAGCCCTCGAAGACTCTTCCCCAGCCGTTGCGGTGCCGCCGGTTACCCCCGGCAAGCATCAGGTCGTGATCATTGGGGGTGGCTTTGGGGGGCTCTACGCGGCCCAGCATCTCGGTCGCGCCGACGTGGAAGTCACGCTGATCGACAAGCGCAACTTCCATCTGTTTCAGCCGCTGCTGTACCAGGTGGCCACCGGGGGTCTCTCCCCTGGCGACATTGCCTCTCCCCTGCGCGGCGTGCTCAGCGCCCAAAAAAACACCCGCGTGCTGATGGGTGAGGTCACCGACATCAATCCCGACGGGCAGGTTGTCAACCTCAAAGATGGCCGTTGGGTGCCCTACGACAGCCTGATTGTGGCAACGGGCATGAGCCACTTCTACTTTGGCCGCGACGACTGGGCCGATGTGGCCCCCGGCCTCAAAACCGTAGAAGACGCGCTCGAAATGCGCCGCCGCATCTTTGCCGCCTTTGAGAAGGCCGAAAACGCCACCGATTCTGACCTGCGGCAGACGCTGCTGACGTTTTTGATCGTGGGCGGTGGCCCCACTGGGGTAGAGCTAGCCGGGTCGCTGGCGGAGCTGGCCTACCACACCATGCGCAACGATTTTCGCCACATCGACACCACCGCGGCCCGCATTGTGCTGGTCGAAGGCATGGATCGGGTGCTGCCCCCCTTTCCCACAGAACTGTCGGCTCGCGCCCGCACCGACCTGGACAACATGGGGGTCGAGGTGATGACCCAGACCCTGGTGACCGATATCCAGGGCCACGACATCACCCTCAAGCAGGGCGATGAGATGACCACCCTCCAGGCGGGCACCGTACTGTGGGCGGCGGGGGTGCGCGACCCCGGCATGGGGAAAATCTTGGCCGATCGCACCGGGGTGGAGCGCGATCGCGCGGGCCGCGTGATCGTCAGCAATGACCTCAGCCTGCCCAGCCACTCCAACATTTTTGTGGTGGGCGACCTGGCCCACTTTGCCCACCAGGGCGACGGCTCAGCCTCCCCGGAGGGAAACCGCCCCCTGCCCGGCGTAGCCCCCGTGGCCATGCAGGAGGGCAAGTACGTGGCCCGGCTGATTCAAAAGCAGCTCAAAAACGACACCCTGCCCCCCTTTGAGTACAAAGACACCGGCAGTCTGGCGGTCATCGGTCGCCATGCCGCCGTGGTCAACCTGCCCTGGGGCAAACTCACCGGCTTTTTTGCCTGGTTTGTGTGGCTGTTTGTGCACATTTTTTACCTGATTGAGTTCGACAACAAGCTCATGGTCATGATCCAGTGGGCGGCCAACTACCTCACCCGCAAGCAGGGGTCGCGCCTGATTACCGAGAAGGTATTTGAGAAGGGCGACGCCCCCGCCCCGGCCAGCCCTGGCTAA
- the rpe gene encoding ribulose-phosphate 3-epimerase, with protein MPHTSTDRSSVVISPSILSADFSRLGEEIKAADAAGADWIHVDVMDGRFVPNITIGPLIVEAIRPVTQKPLDVHLMIVEPEKYVADFAKAGADIISVHCEHNASPHLHRTLGQIKELGKEAGVVLNPSTPLSLIENVLELCDLVLIMSVNPGFGGQSFIPTMVDKIRALRTMCDERGLDPWIEVDGGLKVNNTWQVLEAGANAIVAGSAVFNAPDYAAAIEGIRHSKRPAPELAAV; from the coding sequence ATGCCTCATACCTCCACCGATCGCTCCTCCGTCGTCATTTCCCCCTCCATTCTCTCGGCTGACTTCAGCCGCCTGGGCGAAGAAATCAAAGCCGCCGATGCCGCCGGTGCCGACTGGATTCACGTGGACGTGATGGATGGTCGCTTTGTGCCCAACATTACCATCGGCCCCCTGATCGTCGAGGCGATTCGCCCCGTCACCCAAAAGCCCCTCGACGTGCACCTGATGATCGTCGAGCCCGAGAAGTACGTGGCCGATTTTGCCAAGGCCGGAGCCGACATCATCTCCGTCCACTGCGAGCACAACGCCTCGCCCCACCTGCACCGCACCCTGGGCCAGATCAAAGAGCTGGGCAAAGAGGCCGGGGTAGTGCTCAACCCCTCCACCCCCCTGTCGCTGATTGAGAACGTGCTTGAACTCTGCGACCTGGTGCTGATTATGAGCGTCAACCCCGGTTTTGGTGGCCAGAGCTTTATTCCCACTATGGTGGACAAAATTCGCGCCCTGCGCACGATGTGCGACGAGCGCGGCCTCGACCCCTGGATTGAGGTGGACGGCGGCCTCAAGGTCAACAACACCTGGCAGGTGCTAGAGGCTGGGGCCAACGCCATTGTGGCTGGTTCGGCGGTGTTTAACGCGCCCGACTACGCGGCGGCGATCGAGGGCATTCGCCACAGCAAGCGCCCCGCTCCCGAACTGGCGGCGGTGTAG
- a CDS encoding DUF1815 family protein, producing MFVRLAEQHRQFVRDLVMNLQALATVLEGMGYLASCYTCGGQMNSASFMVSLGDDHLIRFLVSDYGITWTEMRDDRELMKLEGAEAIHQLQELANLVKFRIQPSGSQKVVSTKA from the coding sequence ATGTTTGTCAGACTAGCCGAGCAGCACCGCCAATTTGTTAGAGACCTGGTCATGAACCTGCAAGCGCTGGCCACAGTGCTCGAGGGCATGGGCTATTTGGCCTCCTGCTACACCTGCGGTGGCCAAATGAACAGTGCCTCTTTTATGGTCAGCCTGGGCGACGATCATCTGATTCGCTTTTTGGTGTCCGACTACGGCATCACCTGGACCGAAATGCGCGACGATCGCGAGCTGATGAAGCTGGAAGGGGCCGAGGCCATTCATCAGCTGCAAGAGTTGGCCAATCTGGTCAAGTTCCGCATTCAGCCTTCCGGCTCTCAAAAGGTGGTTTCTACCAAAGCCTGA
- a CDS encoding aspartate kinase yields MTLIVQKYGGTSVGTVERIQAVAQRVQATVEAGHSVVVVVSAMGKTTDGLVKLASDITDRPSRREMDMLLSTGEQITIALLTMALHALGQEAISLTGAQVGIVTEAEHTRARILKIKTDRLQRHIKEGKVIVVAGFQGISQTTDLEITTLGRGGSDTSAVALAAALGAEKCEIYTDVPGILTTDPRLVPEAQLMDEITSDEMLELASLGAKVLHPRAVEIARNYGVTLVVRSSWTDEPGTRVISPRPQPRPLEGLELAQPVDAVEFDTDQAKVALLRIPDRPGIAARLFGELATQALNVDLIIQSIHEGNTNDIAFTMVKANLNRAEAVAEAIAPALRSNPTDTTQAEVMVDQRMAKISIAGAGMIGRPGVAAKMFSSLAAAGINIQLISTSEVKVSCTIDVADCDRAIAVLCGAFEVTSSPVPQGALPAAEAPVVRGAALDTKQARVAIRHVPDRPGMAAHIFQLLATHGVSVDMIIQSQRCRLVQGQATRDIAFTVAQADAPTAKAVVESAAAELGLGDVAVDEAIAKVSVVGTGMIYAPGVAARMFKALSEQGINLQMIATSEIKISCVVAEAEGVNALRAVHSAFGLAGVERTVVPA; encoded by the coding sequence ATGACGCTGATCGTACAGAAATATGGCGGCACCTCCGTGGGCACCGTGGAGCGCATTCAGGCGGTGGCCCAGCGGGTGCAGGCCACGGTAGAAGCTGGGCACTCGGTGGTGGTGGTGGTGTCGGCCATGGGCAAGACCACCGACGGCCTGGTCAAGCTCGCCAGCGACATTACCGATCGGCCCAGCCGCCGCGAGATGGACATGCTGCTGTCAACCGGCGAGCAGATCACCATCGCTCTGCTGACCATGGCCCTCCACGCCCTGGGGCAGGAGGCGATTTCGCTGACCGGTGCCCAGGTGGGCATCGTCACCGAGGCCGAGCACACCCGCGCCCGCATTCTCAAAATTAAAACCGATCGCCTCCAGCGCCATATTAAGGAGGGCAAGGTGATTGTGGTGGCGGGCTTTCAGGGCATTAGCCAGACCACTGACTTAGAAATTACCACCCTGGGTCGGGGCGGCTCCGACACCTCGGCAGTGGCCCTGGCGGCGGCGCTGGGGGCCGAAAAGTGCGAGATCTACACCGATGTGCCCGGCATTCTCACCACCGACCCGCGCCTGGTGCCCGAGGCCCAGCTGATGGATGAGATCACCAGCGACGAAATGCTGGAGCTGGCCAGCCTGGGGGCCAAGGTGCTGCACCCCCGGGCGGTGGAAATTGCCCGCAACTACGGCGTCACCCTGGTGGTGCGATCGAGCTGGACCGACGAGCCCGGCACCCGCGTGATCTCGCCTCGGCCCCAGCCCCGACCCCTGGAGGGCCTAGAGCTGGCCCAGCCGGTGGATGCGGTGGAGTTTGACACTGACCAGGCCAAGGTGGCGCTGCTGCGCATTCCCGATCGCCCCGGCATTGCCGCCCGGCTGTTTGGCGAACTGGCCACCCAGGCGCTAAACGTCGATTTGATCATCCAGTCGATCCACGAGGGCAACACCAACGACATCGCTTTCACCATGGTCAAGGCCAACCTCAACCGGGCCGAGGCGGTGGCCGAGGCCATTGCCCCGGCTTTACGCAGCAACCCCACCGACACCACCCAGGCGGAGGTAATGGTGGATCAGCGCATGGCCAAGATCAGCATTGCCGGGGCAGGCATGATCGGTCGGCCTGGGGTGGCGGCCAAGATGTTTTCGTCGCTGGCGGCGGCGGGGATCAACATTCAGCTGATTTCGACCTCGGAGGTGAAGGTCAGCTGCACCATCGATGTGGCCGACTGCGATCGCGCCATTGCCGTGCTCTGTGGGGCCTTTGAGGTCACCTCGTCCCCAGTGCCCCAGGGCGCACTGCCAGCCGCCGAGGCCCCGGTGGTGCGCGGCGCGGCCCTCGATACCAAGCAGGCCCGCGTGGCCATTCGCCACGTGCCCGATCGCCCCGGTATGGCGGCCCACATCTTTCAGCTGCTGGCCACCCACGGGGTCAGCGTCGATATGATCATTCAGTCCCAGCGCTGCCGACTGGTGCAGGGCCAGGCGACCCGCGACATTGCCTTTACCGTGGCCCAGGCCGATGCCCCCACCGCCAAGGCCGTGGTGGAGTCTGCCGCCGCCGAGCTGGGCTTGGGGGATGTGGCGGTGGATGAGGCGATCGCCAAGGTCAGCGTCGTCGGCACCGGCATGATCTACGCCCCCGGCGTGGCCGCACGCATGTTCAAAGCCCTCTCAGAGCAGGGCATCAACCTGCAAATGATTGCCACCTCAGAGATTAAAATTAGCTGCGTGGTGGCCGAAGCTGAGGGGGTAAATGCCCTGCGGGCCGTGCACAGCGCCTTTGGCCTGGCGGGGGTAGAGCGCACGGTGGTGCCCGCCTAG
- a CDS encoding CHASE2 domain-containing protein, which produces MVKAYRRIFQLGHGLMVSWAVFGAIALASQHPWIVLIEGQAQSFLLRLRGPVPPPEEIVILGIDEYSLTQGDLYRADPERYPFLAPLAIWPWQRQAYAQAIERLMAAGAKAVAIDVLLVDPSGYGPADDAALADTLARWGDRVTLAAAYDVSSSDFGLFTNLLVPVYDNRAGLINLEVDTDGKYRAFPDRGIENLRQAHSFGDDLPSLAADTLAAAGYPNPSRQSEAIFFYGPAGSFPVVSFVQVLDPNNWPLIADQFEDKIVLIGPTAASFQDRKRTPIDGAMPGVEIHAHALAAMMEGRTVNPAVGDPLVQGLLTALAIGSLGLGLGYRFTQPVPRLVGFLGAIAAWGALAYLLMVHRDRLMPVAIPVACLGMGGVTYIATGAVGNRLEEQRLRRTLERYVAPSVAQEILNQPEDFTSLTVGQKFQAAVLFSDIRGFSRISYQLGAEETVSLLNTYLDVMVDAILAHRGTIDKFIGDAVMAEFGAPKSLGPEQDALGAVSAALAMRAALATLRRSLKAKELPPLFNGIGISYGELVVGNVGSVQRLEYTAIGDTVNVASRIEGLTKMVGTDILITQPCYDLVKDHIIAVDHGTHVLAGREQESVQVYGVVAFKHEGDELYQQVQKDLIQHLSQPKTITFPNPPKMT; this is translated from the coding sequence ATGGTCAAAGCCTATCGACGGATCTTTCAGCTGGGCCACGGCCTGATGGTGAGCTGGGCGGTGTTTGGGGCGATCGCCCTGGCTTCCCAGCACCCCTGGATTGTGCTGATTGAGGGCCAGGCCCAGTCGTTTTTGCTGCGCCTGCGGGGGCCGGTGCCGCCGCCCGAAGAAATCGTGATTTTGGGCATTGACGAATACTCGCTGACCCAGGGCGATCTATACCGGGCCGATCCAGAGCGCTATCCGTTTTTGGCACCTCTGGCCATCTGGCCCTGGCAGCGCCAGGCCTACGCCCAGGCCATTGAGCGACTGATGGCCGCCGGGGCGAAGGCCGTGGCCATTGATGTGCTGCTAGTGGATCCCAGTGGCTACGGCCCCGCCGACGATGCAGCCTTAGCAGACACCCTGGCTCGGTGGGGCGATCGCGTTACCCTGGCCGCCGCCTACGATGTGTCGAGCAGCGATTTTGGCCTGTTCACCAACCTGCTAGTGCCCGTCTACGACAACCGGGCGGGCCTGATCAATCTAGAGGTCGATACCGACGGCAAGTACCGCGCTTTTCCCGACCGGGGAATTGAAAACCTGCGCCAGGCCCACAGCTTTGGGGACGATCTGCCCTCTCTAGCAGCAGACACCCTGGCCGCCGCTGGCTACCCCAACCCCAGCCGCCAGAGTGAAGCGATCTTTTTTTATGGCCCGGCGGGCAGCTTTCCGGTGGTGTCGTTTGTGCAGGTGCTCGACCCCAACAACTGGCCCCTGATTGCCGATCAGTTTGAGGACAAGATTGTGCTGATTGGCCCTACCGCCGCGTCGTTTCAAGACCGCAAGCGCACCCCCATCGACGGGGCAATGCCGGGGGTCGAAATTCACGCCCACGCCCTGGCCGCGATGATGGAAGGGCGCACCGTCAACCCGGCGGTGGGCGATCCCCTGGTTCAGGGGCTGCTGACGGCGCTGGCCATCGGCAGCCTTGGCCTCGGCCTGGGCTACCGCTTCACCCAGCCGGTGCCCAGGCTGGTGGGCTTTTTGGGCGCGATCGCCGCCTGGGGAGCCCTGGCCTACCTGCTGATGGTGCACCGCGATCGCCTCATGCCCGTGGCCATTCCCGTCGCCTGCTTGGGCATGGGCGGCGTCACCTACATCGCCACCGGAGCCGTTGGCAACCGCCTCGAAGAGCAGCGCCTGCGCCGCACCCTGGAGCGCTACGTGGCCCCGTCGGTGGCCCAGGAAATTCTCAATCAGCCCGAAGATTTTACCAGCCTCACCGTGGGGCAAAAGTTTCAGGCAGCGGTGCTGTTTTCAGACATTCGCGGGTTTAGCCGCATTTCGTACCAGCTGGGGGCCGAGGAGACCGTCAGCCTGCTCAACACCTACCTAGACGTCATGGTAGACGCCATTCTGGCGCACCGGGGCACCATCGACAAGTTCATCGGCGATGCGGTGATGGCCGAGTTTGGCGCACCCAAGTCTCTGGGACCAGAGCAGGATGCCCTTGGTGCCGTCTCCGCCGCCCTGGCCATGCGAGCGGCGCTGGCCACCCTGCGCCGCTCGCTCAAAGCAAAGGAACTGCCGCCGCTCTTCAACGGCATCGGCATCAGCTACGGCGAGCTGGTGGTGGGCAATGTAGGGTCGGTGCAGCGCCTAGAGTACACCGCCATTGGCGATACCGTAAACGTGGCCAGCCGCATCGAGGGGCTGACCAAAATGGTCGGTACCGACATTTTGATCACCCAGCCCTGCTACGACCTGGTGAAAGACCACATCATCGCCGTAGACCACGGCACCCACGTGTTAGCCGGGCGCGAGCAGGAGTCGGTTCAGGTGTACGGCGTGGTGGCCTTTAAGCACGAGGGGGATGAACTCTACCAGCAGGTGCAAAAAGACCTGATTCAGCACCTGAGCCAGCCAAAGACGATCACCTTTCCGAACCCGCCCAAAATGACCTAA